The Mastacembelus armatus chromosome 13, fMasArm1.2, whole genome shotgun sequence DNA segment ttcctatttagggtcacagggatctgctggagcctatcccagctctctttgggtgaaaggcgggggtacaccctggacaggtcaccagtccatcacagacaGTGGTAACAATGGTCTGAAAATACTAATCACCCTAAATTATCCTCAAACCCTTGCAAGTGTCCTTCAAAACACTTCTGATCATTTGAGATGTCTGGACATGTCTGTGCTCATTATTAAAgttcagcaaaataaaagcgATGATTTGCATCAGACACTTTTATGTATTCTAATCTAGCCTGCAATAACAGAACAAGTTTCACTCTTCATGGTGATTTTATGACTGTGGGCTCCTGCCTTGCACATGACTGCACTGACGGGGCAGCATTGGCCAGAAATGGGATTTGAAGGAAGAGGCACCAGGGTACATAATGTTCCAATGCATGATATATCACAAGGCGCTGCCCCATAAAAAATACCCATCTCCTTCAATCACTCTATGAACAAGTCATTGAAACTTCAAAAGAGGCTCatgaaaaagacatttattcTGATATTTACTGTAACTCTGGTTTCATCGCACACAAGAAAGTCTGTGTGCAGGTGTAATTAATCTCTACTGCTGATAATCCACTCTTAGATTAATCATTTATCGTcttgaaacaacacaaaagaaaccATAGAGCTTATGATTCTTGGAGGTAATGAACTGCACATATTCACATACTCCAGGGCTACGTGTCTGTAAGGTATTTTGGAACCGAGGGCTACACACTCgagttctttatttttaaaataaatcactatTAGAGCAGTTTTATAATGGATCTTGGCTCAAAACAGCATACCTTTCTGGCATATTTACACGCTGCACTAAACCACACAACAGCTGAAAGGCCCCAGTGAATATCATGGACTTTGAAGAGTTTAATAAATGAGGGAGGGAGATACTGTACGTTAGGAAACTCCTTATCTGGGTCATAACACAGatctaaacacacagacaccacatttttaacattctgTGTGACATCAACTTATGAAATCGTTAACTCTAATATCCATTGTGTCTATAAATCTACAAAAAGACACTCAATAACTTGCTTAAAAACCATTATCTTTAAGTTTTATTCTGTATCAAAGTCATTTAGTGATTGCTGTCTATATAAGCTAAGCtaagacaaaataaagtttactATACTCCCGAAGTGAAATTcaggaataataataaacaggAATCAAAAATAATGTGGATGAACTACAAATAGGGACTGCTGATTGCTAATCCAATTTATTTTTGTCCAATTTTcctaaatgtaaacaaatgtagGCTTTAAAACCAGGCTTTAAGGTGCAGCACAGAGCTAATTCAATTATGACATGACAGCTTTATACTACTTTCATGAAATAGACTTATGTCACTGAAATTATGAGATATTTTTGTGGGTAACAGAGATGCTAAGCTCATTTAGTCTCATCAGTGAATTGTTGTTTTCTATATTATTAGAAGTGCccagtcattttaaaacatcagtCGCTGCACCATTAACATTAGAGGTCAATATAACTTTAGTTCACAGCCTTAAAAACCTACATATTGAATATTTAATTTGATCCCCCAAAAAATCCCAAATGTGAGGTTGATCATGTATTTCTGATTCCTGGAGTACTTACTGTTTTATTGCTGATCATGTCCTTCCTTATTTTTAGGTTTCTCTCTAAAGACATGGATGTCTACATGGATGAGGATTTCAGTTTGACAGATAACACCAGCCATCAAATTGGACCCGAAAGATTAGAAGGCAGCAAAAGCCAAGGACTCAACCACAGTGACCCCTTGGATATGTTTGTAGGAATGGAGCTCCTGCTTCGGTTCAGACCTCTCTTCCTGCCTCTCTACTGCATCATAGTCATTGTGGCTGGTGTTGGAAACTCTTTCCTCCTGGCTTGCATCCTGGCTGACAAAAAACTCCACAATGCCACTAACTTTTTCATTGGTAACTTAGCAGCTGGAGACCTGCTGATGTGTTTGAGTTGTGTTCCTCTGACTGTGTCATACGCCTTCGACAGCCATGGCTGGGCTTTTGGACGACCCCTCTGCCACCTGGTCCCCTTGCTGCAGTGTGCCACAGTGTTTGCATCGGTGCTTTCACTCACCGCTATTGCTGTGGACCGATACATTGTTGTTGGTGAGGGTCCGAACATTATTTCTACTGATAGGACATATATTtactcatatatatatagttcATAAATTTTGATCAAGATAACAAATTtttgtttacaaatgaaatcaatGAGATTAATTTGAAAGATTTTTGACCACACCTccactttttccttttcctttctcagCTCACCCAGTGCGGAGGAGGATCTCTGCATGGGGCTGTGGTGCAGTGACTATGGGTGTCTGGCTTTTatctctggctctggctgctcctccttctctctACACACGCTACCTGGACCTCCGACCCAGTGGCATCGACCTGGTCGTGTGTGAGGAATTTTGGCCTAATAGTGGCAATCTGCGGCTGCTCTACTCCTGCTTTATTCTCATAGCTTCCTATATGATCCCcctgctgtctgtcagtgtaTCCTACTGTGCCATCACTGTAAGCCTTAGACGCTATTCAGTACCTGGGGAGCCATCTAACAGCCAGCAGCGGTGGAGCCAAAGGAGGAAGAAGACTTTCTCTATGCTGGTGGCATCAGTTCTAGCCTTTGCCCTGTGTTGGCTGCCTCTGCAGGTGAGTCTAAGTTTATGTTAAATCCAAAACTAGAACCAAACTAAGAGCCATTCTTAGGTGGACTATTCTTCTCCCTCATGCtatataaaaaatatcagaaacatCTTGTTTTGGTTCAAAGGAGGTAGGACTTAAGAGGCTCAGGTTGAAATTCTTCCATAGACATTTGCTAGCAAATCATAAACTTGGCAGCAGGAAAGTGTTAAAAAAGGCCAAAGCCTTAACTTTCCACAAGATGATTAGATTTTATACATCATTAAGCACAGAAGCTCATCATCAAGTAATTGTGTCTACAAAACCAACATTAGGTCCACAATGAGCCATGCAAAAGGTTCAGGAGATTAGAATTTCATAATGATATTAACAGAAGAAGAGTGCAGTTGCAGTGGGGTTGTGCAGATCTGGGGCACAACAGTGTTTTGCAGGCAATGCTTACATGCACATCACAAACTGTGGCATTTGCGGCAATGAATTGGTAGAATAGAGCTATAGAAAAAAGGTGCTGTAGCTGCTACTAACAAGTGGCAACAAAGTCAGACCTTTTCAAATTCTTGCATTTAGTGTATTTTAAAGAAGTTATTATAGATGCATTGCACTGAGCCGTATTCCTGTTTCATTGTATAGGTGCTGAACCTGTTGCTGGACCTGGACCCAGACTTCCACATCATAGGGAAACGCTACATAAATGTCTTGCAAGTCTGTTGTCATTTAGTGGCTATGAGCTCTGCATGTTACAACCCTTTCATCTACGCCTCATTGCACAGCAAGGTGCGTATTCACCTGAAAGGTTACCTCTGTCCATGTCACAGTCGTCAGAGGGCAATAGTGGAGAGAGCAACATTCAGGAGTTGATTTCCAACTGTGCCAGCTATGATACAACTATTTTAGTAGCTCATGACATGTAAAACCCTGCCCTTATCCACAAGCTAACACCTGCAGCCCTGAGACTGATGCTAATGCCTGAGGCCTCCAGGATCAAATAGGAAAACTTCCCAACATACagaacattttgatttcatttcccagtgttttgtgattttaattcAGTGGTCTTTTTCACAGAGGCCACAGAGGCAGGCAAAGAAGCAGATAAAAGAAATTTAATATGATGATAGAGAAAATTAAGACATCCACTTGAAGCACTGCTTTTCTTAGACACTGAAACTGTTGGCAAAGACACTGAGCGGATCGCACAGTGTTAAAAAGACCAGCAGAGGCATAAACAAACCCTTAGGCTGAGAGGCTCTGACTTTAGCTAAAGGCTGAGACCAGAGGTGGCTACACTGGTTACAGAACATGGCTATAAACAGTAAACACTTCAGGGAGCTGACCTAACAATGAACTCTTCTCTCCAGACATGCATTACAGACCAAGAAGAGGACATGTGCTAAAGTcccattaattttattttgcctCAGATACTGAACATCTGTGCTTCAGAACTGTATTCTTAACATCACATTCATTATGTTACATGTTTAATTTTGACAATAAGGTTTGGATgcatttgttattcattttttgtgGTTCAGCTATACCATGTATCGGTGGTTTTTGTGTGGACCTGCATGGAAAAGGTCAATGTGTACAGAAGTGCGAAATTCAATTCGAAGCTTATATGACTCCTTCAAACCACTGTAAAATTTTATCAGAACCAAATTCATAACAGTGTTACTGGATGAACTACAGTGCTTCGATTATGTCTGGAAAACAAGATTGACACAATGATCAACTTAATATTCAAAGCATGGACTGTAAAGTCAGCCATAAGCATTTCTGTGGTGATGCCATGCCTGTCGAGTTCCCGTCAAGTATGATTAATGCTTTCTTTGTTGGTCAAAGTCTGGGTCAATTTTTAAACACCAGAGAACTGGCTAATGTGATTTAAATTATACTTAAGCAGCATTAATTCAGTTCACTTACTTATTCAGAGTGCTGCTTATAATATAAAATAggatatttttctgcttttaaccGCAGGGATTGTAACAATGTATTAGACACAATCAAAGTATCATAGCGCATGGCAGATTGTCCATCAACAAACCCAATCAGCCCATTCAAAATGTCAGAACACCATTTATTCGGTCAGTCTATTGGCACGGACAGAAATACACAGAGTAGCTTTACTGCAAGCTAATAACCCCCAGCTCCCCAGCCAGTGCTGCTGATGCCCACAGTCACCTTTCAACAATCAGAttacttttctgtctgttgctcTGCAGCTGGTCACCCTGGCTTTTCTCTCTAAGTGAACTTTGAGATCGCATTCAGCTatagtcagttttatttttgccttgATGCATTTTCTATAGGGGTCTACAAGTGTTGTAGTTTTGGTTTCTACAAGGTAGGTCAGTTGATTTAAAGGGAAATTTCAACTTCCTTGTCACACAGCATCTTAATCGCTAGATTAACGCCCCTTGTTCAGGAAAAATGTCACAAGTTATTATTTAGGAGACTTTAACACCAATGAAAATCTGCTAATTTGTTTGACTTTATAGGTCCAACTTCATCCGTTTTGACTGCCGGTGGTGGCACCATGAAAAACCAGAAGCAGTGATTTTTCACTCTAACAGCATATTACAGTTGTAAAGTCCAATAGAGCTGTAGtaagcttttaaaaaaaaacactgctcacTGTTAATATGATTGGGTCAACACAGCAATGCAATTCTGTCATTATCTAGCTACACCCACTCGTAATATAAAATGATGACAGTATGATCAGTACAGAGAACTGCTACAGCTTTGTTTCAACACTTCAGAAATGGGCAGAAATTCATTGTGTTTGACTATATAGGACAAAGATAAACAAGATCAAACGTCCTGTGCAATATAATTAAAGCTAAACTAAAAAGTCCAATATGACAGTATTATTCTTCTGCCTCCTACAGTAACATGCAGATAATTCCTTTATACTAAGCTGTCAGGAATGTTGTTAACACAAGCCTTTAATGAATGCAGAGTATACATAACACAATGAATGttaaatacagacagaaaaaatacattcgATATGTTATATTTTCAATAcaaatttttgtgttttgactgACAAAAGTGGGAGAGATCTCTGGCTAAAACCTGTctgtataaacaaacaaagctcCTTACAATGAGTATATACAATTGCTTGGCTACAGACAAATTTAGCTTAAACAAACTTAAATCTGGGCTGTGCCAAGTTTATCATGGTAAAGCCATAAAATGAAAAGgtgacatgaaaaaaatgctAGTCAAACTACACAGCAGGCAACTATTTAGAGTAAACTGAATTACCAGCACAACTGGAAATTGCATTTTGCAGTAAGGCTGATACAGTGAATTACTCCTACTAATCACAAATATGCTTTCCTgtcaattaaataaacaaaaataaatatagttttgATAAAAACTATATTAGTCATTTTTAACTTATGCtgcttgtgtacatgtgtttgagTCAAATACACATAAAGAGACAAGGGAACTGTTGTATGTCTCTTGAACATAACCACATGTACTGTTCATcctgcacatgcatgtgcaagttcattttcaaaaatgggtcaaaacaagacacacacacacacacacacacacacaacagctattatatttatgtagattttaaaatgtctacTTAGTTCTTGTGAGTTCCTGTCtgtgaataaaaactgaatacattttttgCATCTTTATTCCGTGTCTGTGTTCATGGGTGAATTCCCTGGTTATATTTACTCTATATATGGGTGCTtgaattgggggggggggtatgtaTGAATGCCATCTCCTTCTTATCTGTCACTGCAGGTCTGGAAGTATTTTGATCCACAGATTTTTCTCTTCAAAGAATAAATGTAGTATTTACGTAATATTATATCAATATCAATACGGTTCCTCTTTTATTCTTCctgagctttgttttgttttggtgtagtATTTTCATATCCAAGTCAAGTATTTAGGAATGGAGGTTACGTTTTTGGAAATCACAAATATACactcaaaaatatataattgaAAGACTTATGACTTAAATTTCAATAAGCTGATGTCAGTGGTTACTGTGTGAAAGTGAATGTGCTTATTGTGTTGCTTATAAAACACTAAAGCTATTGACAAACTGCTTTTGGTTTTGTGGTTCAGAAAAGCAATGTCTTAGACAAATTGAGTTGTATTATTAAGACTTGTTCCATTAAATACATACTTAATAACAGTACTCAGCAGTGCAATAAAAATAGTAACTGATTGGCCATGATTCCTCATTATTgtagaaaaaattaaaatttattttctgttgagtgctgttttgtttgtcacattataaatcaacactaaaataaCTATAGCTAATAACAGCTTTGCTGTATGATATATTTAGACCAATCCTGTATTATGAGGCTATGAGTCTAGCAGCTAACAGCTAATCAATGGAATCATATTGATTTCCCAAGGAGTCAGGCTACATCTGAGTTGGCTCATTAAAGGCTGAGTCTACAGAAAATGGATATGTAATACTTGATGGACTTGGTTGATGGACTATGCCTTTGGGtaatttctgtatattttactGCTTTTAGCATTTGAAAACGTGAAGTGAAAGCAGTTTTGAAGTGGTGCGTCTTAAAATGGCCATGGAAAGGGTATTTTAGGTACCATAATAAAGTGAGCGAAGGATATCtttagaaaacatttgggtttgttGACCACAACTCTgcacttaaaaaagaaaaaaaaaacatgtttatgcaGAACTGCATGTTAGTTAGAATGAAGGAATATGTTAGTGCAAAGGTGTGACTCAGTGGCTACTTTTGCTACACCTATAATActtattaattcatttaaattttaatgggattgttttttttgttttttttttacattcatcaaaatatataatttcacTAGCTTTATTATCTTTGCATTTATCACTGACCAAAAACCGCAACTGTAACTACTTTTACTAGACCAGTCGTATATTATTTGACCAGTCATGTTTTATTGGACCAATCGTATttgaccagttgtatttttctgagaccagtcatattttattggtccagtcgtatttttcagagaccagtcgtattttattggtccagtcatatttttcagagactaattgtattttattgaaccagttttattttattggaccatttatatttttctggCAGCAGCCATATTTTATTGgaactgtcatatttttttttaccagttgCATTTTAGAGGACCAGTGATATTTTACTCGACCAGACGTATTTTtttggaccagtcgtattttattggacaaGTCATATTTTAAtggaccagttgtattttattggaccattTGTATCTTTCTGGCAGCAGCCATGTTTTATTGgaactgtcatattttttttttaccagttgCATTTTAGaggaccagtcatattttactcgaccagacgtatttttttggaccagtcgtattttattggacaaGTCGTATTTTAAtggaccagttgtattttattggatCAGTTGTATTTTTGAGACTAGTCCTATTTTCCTGACACtagtcgtattttattggaccaatCGTATTTTATTCAAGCAGACGCATTTTTCTGAgtccagtcgtatttttctgagaTCAATTGTATTTATTGGAtgagttgtgttttatttaaccatATTTTTTTTGgtccagtcatattttattggaccagtcgtattttatttgaccagaGTCACACACAGTATATGCGGTAATTAGTCAATAACTTAACCCCAAGTCCCAAAACCAGTCAGGTAGAAAAGTCCtcaatttttttcattctttttataAAACAATTTCTGGCATGTTAGAGATCATTTGATAAACCAGTAttcaattttgaaataaatgtatttaaaatatccaTACAGACATATACATACAATCAAATTGAGaataacaaatataaaagttaagcaacagcaaataaatatgcaaaataaaaaatacatttatgttatagtcaaattacattttggaaataatgtTAAAACATGACTCAACTAAGAATCTTAACCGGTACAGAGGCCAAAGAAGTCaaccattatttttattacctatttaattttgtttgcccAACATTAATTTAATACTATATAGAACCAATTGTATTTTGGACAAAGGATTAATGGTGCCTATCTGGATCATGTGACTCAGTGCTAATACAATGCATTATTAACCTTTCAATCCAACATAGGTTATGTAGATTGTCATGAGAAATGTGGTCCAGAATACATACATAACATGTCTCTTCCCCTGCAGGGGCCAAAAGTCAGGTATGGTACCCATGGGCCAGCAGAAGTCAGGTCAAAAATTTGtgagtgtttccattttttaagtcattttcatcattgaaaaaattaaacaataatttagcagttaaagtcacatttctaaaCCATTCAGAAAAGGTTGATCCCACAGGGACTGCCCCTGTCATTGGGCCCCACCATGTATTAAAAACAggtatttatatgtgtgtgtgtgtgtgtgttttcacactttAGCACGTGCAGCAGCAATTTAGATTGTTCTACTATTGTTCAATTAAGGAGATAGTGTGGCTGTGTAATATACACAGGTCAAGTAGCCTgtaattttgtcttttaaaggaAGAGAACTTCATATACAAGCGTCAGCTACTTCAGGGTTCATAGTGGTTTTAAGTGCTTTGCTGATAACATATTAATGTGCTCTATAAAGGGCTCCATTGATGCATAAGTGCAACACTGTGTGAAATATGGGCAACATATAAAAACAAGCACTAACCTTAATGTTGCCAATTCACTCATTTTCTGCAGCATGTTCTAGCTCATTACAGTAAGTTTGTTAACTTTAGTCTTATTGGagtattttctctctctctctaacacacacacacacacacacatattgatatCATGTTCAGCACACTGCTGTGCTGAATGTGTGATTACCTTGTACATATAGCCTAGATGTATGAATATGGATATAGAGGTGAGGATAAATGCTTTTTCATGCAATGCTTTTACTTATACCAGGCTCACACTATTGCAGTCACAATTTCTGTGCATAGAgtggaggaaaaataaaacttaatttatGTCTATCCACAAACCAGAAGTGGCTGCAACTGAAGAACTCTTGGAAGAGCAGAACCTGGGATTACAATCCAATTACAGAGCTCCAAGATGCATATTATTTAGCCCTACCACAACTGTGTGGAGGAtatgagggagaaaaaaaaaagaaacaggtcTTAAAGGATGTATGATTGTCTGTATACAGAGTTTTGAACTGGTGATTATAGGATGGAAATATTCCTTATATTTGTTTGCTACCACTGgagattaaaacatttaaatgcataATCACGTCtatgagtgcacacacacaaatatatgccTAGAAATGCACCTGTCCACGTACAGCCTGATTCTCATATTAAATTAGCATTGTTCTTTCCCCTGTTTTGTGAGGTTAGGGCACAGTCCTCTGTCAGTGTCTTTCGGTTCCTCCTACAGCACATTTTCACCTCCTCCTGCACTCCATTACTGACCAGCACATACAGCACAGGGTCCACCACACAGTTCAGACTGGACAGTGCCAACGTGCATGAGaagaagaagtgtgtgttttgttcaaaCTGGCAGTAATGTCCTTCAGGAAGGGTGTTGTCGCTGTGGTAGAATATCAGTGAGCGTATGAGCAGGATAATGTGATAAGGGGCAAAGCAGATAGAGAAGATCCCAATCACCCCAAAGGACAGTAGACGGACCTTCTTCTTAGCCTGGGCACTCAGTCCAGGACTCTGGCCAACAGTGGCCAGCACCTTCCAGTAGCTTACCCCCAAAACCAGAAGGGGCAACAGGAAACCTACTCCCACTCTGATCATGTTAAATAAGGCAATAGGCTTCTGTAATGGATAAGTCTCATAACAGCGGTCGTTGTCGTTCACGTCGTCATGGACATCTGTGAGATTGTCGTTGAACAACACCATGATGTGCAGCACCACCACTACAACGTAAACAATGCCACACTGTGCCCAGGCATAGGCTGATGTACGGTGGGTTTTGCAGCGGAGCGGGTACGTGACCACTAGGCAGCGGTCCACAGAGATACAGCAGAGCAGGTAGATGCTGATGTACATGTTGGAGTAGTAGAAGAAGCCAGCTACATTGCAGGATATATCACCTAGCTGCCAGCGGTGGTCCTGCCGGTAGTAATTGATCCAAAGGGGCATAGTGAAGAGGAAAAGCATGTCAGAGAGGGACAGGCTGAGTAGGAAGATGCCCAGAACATTTTGCCGCCGCACTTGTTGCCAAATGGGTCCCAGTGTCAACACATTGAAGatcaaaccaaaaataaaaaccaggaTGTAAACAGACATCAGGAAGTCACTGATGGCATTCTCACCAATCTTAACACACAGTGCTGTTGAGTTTGAGGCTGTCACTGATGGTGTGACTGTAATGTTCACTGTGGCTTTCATTTTCACGCTCCTGGTTgcctgttaaaaaaacaaacaaacaaaaaaaaagttttacagtAACTGTTTTACAGTTTCACTGAGTAGTAGTGACACAGGCGACATGAGTTTTATGCCTAGGATACCTTAAAATTCATAGATTAGCTTGGACATTTTGTATCCTCTATCCTATTTCATGGTCCAGGGATCTCAAGAGATAAAATCATTTGGTTTTCATCTGATGTGTCTGAATGTGAGGCAGTTTCGCTTTACGGTGTATGGCATTTAGGGAGACAGTCAAAGTTTCCTCCCCTAGAGAAGATACAAACATAGTCATGCTCCATGATAACCCGAACTGTACCCGCAGTTCTTAAAGAAAGTGAGATTGCCAAAATCCCCTATTGCCTGAGCTGCCAGGGGAGGAGCAAATATGtcatgcagtttttttcccccataaaTGTCATGTTCTTATGAAAACTGAGTGCATTAAGGATCTAATGCTTTATATCAAATGAATTAGATGTAGAAAACCCTAATCCCCAACCCACAAGCTGATCACATAATTTTAATAGAAGAAGCCCAGTGCTCACTGTGTTACACTGCTTTTCGTTAAATTGTTGCACTTATTACCCTGCATGGACTAAATCTGACTGACAGGCAGAGGTAGTTGGCAAAGTGAGCATTTGCATTTTACAGAAATTAGTTCTTAATCCAACTTAAGTCCAATTTATGTGCACAATAGGAATTTGTAATTCTGTTACAACCCACCGTCAGCCTCAACCAGTTATCGCCAATTTCAGTGTGTCCTTACAAAGACTGGCAGAAGGTTCAGTTAATGTCTAATGTATCATCCACCAGCAGAACTCATCTCTCCCACACAACAGACTTAAATGTTGACTGTGGCTTGAATGAGAAATGTGAACTTCATGCACTATATGAATTAATCAGTTAATTCTTTCCATGATTTACACTATAGATGCACGGTCAGTCTCTGTCATCACAGAGCTGCGGGAGCGATTCCTGCCTGTTTGGCAAACACATCCTAGATATtagtctgttttgtttcctgttcaAAATGTTCTGCTGCCCAAATGGCACagaaaggccaaaaaaaaaaaacccagctaAATGTCACAAGAAAATGGGAAACAATGAAGTCAACAATTGCACTTTAAAGTAGATCATTTGAAGAATTTTCTGCAAAGACAGCATGTGGttgctgtttttatgtaatatGACGAGAGccctctgttttttctgttattagAAGAGGCTTGATGATCACTGTGTTATACTGAATCCAGTAAGACTGAAAGACTGAGTGAACATAAAAATGCCATCAGAGTAAAACACGTAGAGTAGATAAGTTTTGAGCGATATATCTTGCAAaattgtcttttgtgtttttattatattattaaagcACTGATATGATTGTCATAGTTACTTCATTTTGTATGTAACACTGTCTCCATTTTATCTAATAAGCCAAACCACATAAAGGCTTTTATTACAGTATATCTCCTGACCTTGCTGTAAAGGAGAGAGCCTGTAGAACATTTTCTCCACTGTAATCATATTATTAAAAGTTTTTAGATAAAGCGTTCACCCTGTCAAT contains these protein-coding regions:
- the LOC113124669 gene encoding prolactin-releasing peptide receptor translates to MDVYMDEDFSLTDNTSHQIGPERLEGSKSQGLNHSDPLDMFVGMELLLRFRPLFLPLYCIIVIVAGVGNSFLLACILADKKLHNATNFFIGNLAAGDLLMCLSCVPLTVSYAFDSHGWAFGRPLCHLVPLLQCATVFASVLSLTAIAVDRYIVVAHPVRRRISAWGCGAVTMGVWLLSLALAAPPSLYTRYLDLRPSGIDLVVCEEFWPNSGNLRLLYSCFILIASYMIPLLSVSVSYCAITVSLRRYSVPGEPSNSQQRWSQRRKKTFSMLVASVLAFALCWLPLQVLNLLLDLDPDFHIIGKRYINVLQVCCHLVAMSSACYNPFIYASLHSKVRIHLKGYLCPCHSRQRAIVERATFRS
- the gpr184 gene encoding G protein-coupled receptor 184 gives rise to the protein MKATVNITVTPSVTASNSTALCVKIGENAISDFLMSVYILVFIFGLIFNVLTLGPIWQQVRRQNVLGIFLLSLSLSDMLFLFTMPLWINYYRQDHRWQLGDISCNVAGFFYYSNMYISIYLLCCISVDRCLVVTYPLRCKTHRTSAYAWAQCGIVYVVVVVLHIMVLFNDNLTDVHDDVNDNDRCYETYPLQKPIALFNMIRVGVGFLLPLLVLGVSYWKVLATVGQSPGLSAQAKKKVRLLSFGVIGIFSICFAPYHIILLIRSLIFYHSDNTLPEGHYCQFEQNTHFFFSCTLALSSLNCVVDPVLYVLVSNGVQEEVKMCCRRNRKTLTEDCALTSQNRGKNNANLI